One window of Sphingomonas paeninsulae genomic DNA carries:
- a CDS encoding MT-A70 family methyltransferase — translation MTWPFGDLIPLRYGVILADPAWQFENWSDKGDAKSPQGQYDCMTVDDMAKLPVSHLAGGDCALVMWATAPMLPQALDLMNRWGFTFKTAGAWGKQSSTGKKLAFGTGHIFRSAAEFYLVGTIGNPQLRSKSVRNFILSPVRGHSRKPEQLHVDIERLYDGPYVELFSRQRRAGWDAWGNEVGKFDEPDFGISIS, via the coding sequence ATGACGTGGCCCTTCGGCGACCTTATTCCCCTCCGCTACGGGGTGATCCTCGCGGATCCTGCATGGCAATTCGAAAACTGGTCCGACAAAGGCGACGCGAAATCGCCGCAGGGCCAGTATGACTGCATGACGGTCGATGACATGGCCAAGCTGCCCGTTTCGCACCTCGCCGGCGGCGACTGCGCACTTGTCATGTGGGCGACGGCGCCGATGCTTCCGCAGGCGCTGGATCTGATGAATCGCTGGGGCTTCACCTTCAAAACGGCTGGAGCGTGGGGCAAGCAGTCGTCGACGGGGAAGAAGCTCGCGTTCGGCACCGGGCATATCTTCCGCAGCGCAGCCGAGTTCTATCTGGTGGGCACGATCGGCAATCCGCAGCTTCGGTCGAAGTCTGTGCGCAATTTCATCCTGTCGCCTGTGCGCGGCCACAGCAGAAAGCCCGAACAGCTGCACGTCGACATCGAGCGTCTTTACGATGGGCCGTATGTAGAGCTATTTTCCCGTCAGCGACGGGCGGGCTGGGATGCCTGGGGGAATGAGGTGGGCAAATTTGATGAGCCGGATTTCGGAATTAGCATTTCGTGA